The Cloacibacillus sp. An23 genome includes a window with the following:
- a CDS encoding YraN family protein, which translates to MREKGGKAAHLAFGAAGEELAARYLAGLGYRIIDRNVRVGHCEIDLIARDGEELVFTEVRARRDNPVAAPEDTVGPVKLERLVRAASLWTQRMNYEGFWRIDLVAVTSFDGGEMKLEHIKSITEPIS; encoded by the coding sequence TTGCGCGAAAAAGGCGGAAAGGCCGCGCATCTGGCTTTCGGAGCCGCCGGAGAGGAACTCGCGGCCCGTTACCTCGCTGGACTCGGATATAGGATAATAGACAGGAACGTCCGCGTCGGACACTGCGAGATAGATTTGATTGCACGCGACGGGGAAGAGCTCGTCTTCACCGAAGTCCGCGCGCGGCGCGACAATCCGGTGGCCGCGCCCGAGGACACAGTTGGCCCGGTCAAGCTCGAAAGGCTCGTGCGCGCGGCCTCGCTGTGGACGCAGCGGATGAATTATGAAGGATTCTGGCGGATAGATCTCGTCGCCGTCACGTCGTTCGACGGCGGCGAAATGAAGCTCGAACATATAAAAAGTATAACGGAGCCGATATCATGA
- the trpA gene encoding tryptophan synthase subunit alpha: MSNIRRAFEKGKAFIPFITCGDPNLAVTEELAVAMAEAGADLIELGIPFSDPTAEGPVIQAASGRALRGGATTDKILETARRIRERIKTPLAFMTYANVVFSYGPERFAEAAAAAGVDGLILPDVPFEEKEEFAAPCRKFGVELVSLIAPTSHERVSMIAREAEGFVYCVSSLGVTGVRGAITTDVGAMVRLVKKEKDIPCAVGFGISTPEQAAKMAALSDGAIVGSAIVKLCEKYGDEAVPHVARYVREMAEAVHGA; encoded by the coding sequence AGTAACATCAGACGCGCCTTTGAAAAAGGCAAAGCGTTTATACCTTTTATAACCTGCGGCGACCCTAACCTCGCCGTCACGGAGGAGCTCGCCGTCGCGATGGCGGAGGCCGGGGCCGACCTCATAGAGCTCGGCATCCCGTTCTCCGACCCGACCGCCGAGGGGCCGGTCATTCAGGCCGCGAGCGGCCGCGCGCTCAGAGGCGGCGCGACGACGGACAAAATACTCGAAACGGCGCGCCGCATCCGCGAGCGCATCAAAACGCCGCTCGCCTTCATGACCTACGCGAACGTCGTCTTCTCATACGGCCCTGAGCGCTTCGCCGAAGCCGCGGCCGCAGCCGGAGTCGACGGGCTGATACTGCCCGACGTGCCGTTCGAGGAAAAAGAGGAGTTCGCCGCGCCGTGCCGCAAATTCGGCGTCGAGCTCGTCTCGCTGATAGCGCCGACATCGCATGAGCGCGTCTCCATGATAGCGCGCGAGGCCGAGGGCTTCGTCTACTGCGTTTCGTCGCTCGGAGTGACGGGCGTGCGCGGCGCGATAACGACGGACGTCGGCGCGATGGTGCGCCTCGTCAAGAAAGAGAAGGATATTCCCTGCGCCGTCGGCTTCGGCATCTCTACGCCGGAGCAGGCCGCGAAGATGGCCGCACTCTCCGACGGCGCGATAGTCGGCAGCGCGATAGTGAAGCTCTGCGAAAAATACGGAGACGAGGCCGTTCCGCACGTCGCGCGCTACGTGCGCGAGATGGCGGAGGCCGTGCACGGCGCGTAG
- the lepB gene encoding signal peptidase I, whose amino-acid sequence MPKPWWRETIETVLWAVVLALILRTFVVQAFWIPSGSMIPTLEIGDRVLVLKFWYHLPNNGPERGDIAVFKYPVDPRRDFVKRVIGLPGDTVEMRNGTVFVNGTEVFEPYVKNTDSYNMAPVKVPDGHYFCLGDNRPNSQDGRFWGFVPENFLRGPAVFRYWPLSRIGTLE is encoded by the coding sequence ATGCCTAAACCTTGGTGGCGCGAGACGATAGAGACCGTGCTCTGGGCGGTAGTCCTCGCGCTGATACTCCGCACGTTCGTTGTGCAGGCTTTCTGGATTCCGAGCGGTTCCATGATACCGACGCTCGAGATAGGCGACAGGGTGCTCGTCCTTAAATTCTGGTACCATCTCCCGAACAACGGCCCTGAGCGCGGCGACATAGCCGTCTTCAAATATCCGGTAGACCCGAGGCGAGACTTCGTTAAGCGCGTCATAGGGCTGCCCGGCGACACGGTAGAGATGCGCAACGGCACCGTCTTCGTCAACGGAACGGAAGTATTCGAGCCTTACGTGAAGAACACCGACAGCTACAACATGGCGCCGGTAAAGGTGCCGGATGGCCATTACTTCTGCCTGGGAGACAACAGGCCTAATTCACAGGACGGACGGTTCTGGGGCTTCGTCCCCGAAAACTTCCTGCGCGGCCCGGCCGTCTTCAGATACTGGCCGCTGTCGCGCATAGGGACGCTGGAATAG
- a CDS encoding ribonuclease HII yields MPPYVIAGTDEAGRGPLAGPVVAAAAVLTAGQRERLLSLGLNDSKKLTPKKREKIFAAMCEAGVEWRAQAASPRVIDRINILNASLWCMKRSVERLRLRPDLVLVDGNRLVPGLAVRQKAVIKGDSRVPAIAAASVAAKVLRDRVMEALDKIYPQYQFSKHKGYPSALHRALVAEYGPSPVHRLSFRGAGGVED; encoded by the coding sequence TTGCCTCCCTACGTCATAGCCGGGACCGACGAAGCCGGACGCGGCCCTCTCGCAGGGCCTGTCGTCGCGGCGGCCGCCGTGCTAACCGCCGGGCAGCGCGAGAGGCTTCTGTCTCTCGGCCTCAACGATTCCAAGAAACTTACGCCTAAAAAACGTGAAAAGATATTCGCGGCGATGTGCGAGGCCGGCGTCGAATGGCGCGCTCAGGCGGCCTCGCCGCGCGTCATAGACAGGATAAATATATTGAACGCCTCGCTCTGGTGCATGAAGCGCTCGGTCGAACGGCTGCGCCTCCGCCCCGACCTCGTGCTCGTAGACGGCAACCGGCTCGTCCCGGGGCTCGCCGTCCGTCAGAAGGCCGTGATAAAGGGCGACTCGCGCGTGCCGGCGATAGCCGCGGCATCCGTCGCCGCGAAGGTGCTGCGCGACCGCGTGATGGAGGCGCTCGACAAAATTTATCCGCAGTATCAGTTTTCAAAGCACAAGGGATACCCGAGCGCGCTGCACAGGGCGCTAGTCGCCGAGTACGGGCCTTCTCCCGTCCATAGGCTGTCGTTCAGAGGAGCGGGCGGCGTTGAGGATTGA
- a CDS encoding YifB family Mg chelatase-like AAA ATPase: MRNIAGLTLRGMTGAAVEVEAEITGGMPTISVVGLPDAAVKEARERVRAALRTVDVLLKGRVSVNLAPADLPKEGAMLDLPIAVALAEKAGRVRTERPALYIGELALDGRLRGVRGAVPAAFFAREHDMELFVPSENADEVSIVGGVRAHSAPDLKSLIMHLRGEKTLETIEKREIVCGEPVADPDFSEIKGQAAAKRALEIAAAGHHNILFIGSPGSGKTMLAKALRGILPPLDDEELMEVMLLRSTAGLPFVLSRERPFRAVHHTATTAAICGGGSWLRPGEISLASRGVLFLDEFPEFQRDVIEALRQPLEDGSITVSRVSGSVSYPARVLVVAACNPCPCGFAGDPERKCVCSAASLERYRRKLSGPILDRIDLHVTVPRLTPEELVSLGESGGETSAEVRARVTAAREIQRARWKPFGFRYNAEIPEKFLRRNASMKPEVRAFILETLKRVKLSGRGLSRVLRVARTIADLEDAPQIEIRHVAEAAGYREGEATSWMNA; encoded by the coding sequence ATGAGGAACATAGCGGGACTTACGCTTCGCGGCATGACCGGCGCGGCGGTCGAGGTGGAGGCCGAAATAACCGGAGGAATGCCGACCATTTCGGTCGTCGGACTGCCCGACGCCGCCGTCAAGGAGGCGCGCGAGCGCGTGCGTGCGGCGCTGCGCACGGTGGACGTCCTGCTCAAAGGGCGCGTCTCGGTCAATCTCGCGCCCGCCGACCTGCCGAAGGAGGGCGCTATGCTCGACCTGCCCATCGCCGTCGCTCTGGCCGAGAAGGCCGGGCGCGTGCGGACGGAGCGCCCCGCGCTCTATATAGGCGAGCTCGCGCTAGACGGCAGGCTTCGCGGCGTGCGCGGCGCCGTCCCCGCGGCGTTCTTCGCGCGCGAACACGACATGGAACTTTTCGTCCCGTCAGAAAACGCGGACGAGGTGTCTATAGTCGGCGGAGTGCGCGCGCACAGCGCGCCGGATCTGAAAAGTCTGATAATGCACCTGCGCGGCGAGAAAACTCTGGAAACGATAGAAAAGCGCGAGATAGTCTGCGGCGAGCCCGTTGCCGATCCCGACTTCTCTGAGATAAAGGGACAGGCCGCCGCAAAGCGCGCTCTCGAAATCGCCGCGGCGGGCCATCACAACATACTGTTCATAGGCTCTCCGGGCTCAGGCAAGACGATGCTTGCGAAGGCGCTCAGAGGCATACTGCCGCCGCTCGACGACGAAGAGCTTATGGAGGTCATGCTTCTTCGCAGTACGGCGGGGCTGCCTTTCGTCCTAAGCCGCGAACGCCCGTTCCGCGCCGTCCACCACACCGCGACGACGGCGGCGATATGCGGCGGCGGCTCGTGGCTGCGCCCCGGCGAGATAAGCCTCGCCTCGCGCGGCGTGCTTTTCCTAGACGAGTTCCCGGAGTTCCAGCGCGACGTGATAGAGGCTCTGCGCCAGCCGCTTGAGGACGGCTCGATAACCGTCAGCCGCGTCTCGGGCAGCGTCAGCTATCCAGCCAGGGTGCTCGTCGTCGCGGCCTGCAACCCCTGTCCCTGCGGCTTCGCGGGAGACCCGGAGCGGAAGTGCGTATGCAGCGCCGCGTCGCTCGAACGCTACCGGCGCAAGCTCTCCGGCCCGATACTCGACAGGATAGACCTTCACGTCACCGTGCCGAGGCTGACGCCGGAGGAGCTGGTCTCGCTAGGCGAGAGCGGAGGGGAGACCAGCGCGGAGGTGCGCGCCCGCGTGACGGCTGCGCGCGAAATACAGCGCGCGAGATGGAAGCCTTTCGGCTTCCGATACAACGCCGAAATACCTGAAAAATTCCTACGGCGCAACGCTTCGATGAAGCCTGAGGTGCGCGCCTTCATACTCGAAACTCTCAAGCGCGTCAAACTCTCGGGGCGCGGCCTCTCGCGCGTGCTGCGCGTCGCGCGGACGATAGCCGACCTCGAAGACGCGCCGCAGATAGAGATACGCCACGTCGCCGAGGCGGCGGGGTACCGCGAAGGGGAGGCGACGTCGTGGATGAACGCCTGA
- the dprA gene encoding DNA-processing protein DprA, producing MDERLKFLLLLNCVNANSQALAKFAALGAPYCELWRPSKIDAAATVFTEKQLARILDAESRAWPEKEAERAARLGARIVTIDDAEYPERLLDLRDAPLVLYVRGNCRKMPEKCLAVVGTRRTGAYGRAVARSIGEACARYGVALVSGGAFGVDGESQAACASACGTTVAVMGTGIDVAYPASNRALFEQICERGALVTEFPIGAGGDPWHFPQRNRIVAALAEKVIVVEAPLKSGSMITARLALELGREVWAVPGRIFDANAEGTNSLIYDGAFPYINEKTFFESYGVSADGETGGGRAETPAAALEGEEKKIFDYLAANGEKTIDNISVAVKMSAADILKNITLLSAKGLVYMPSAGRYGVRGNL from the coding sequence GTGGATGAACGCCTGAAATTCCTGCTGCTGCTGAACTGCGTCAATGCGAACTCGCAGGCGCTCGCGAAATTCGCTGCGCTGGGCGCGCCGTACTGCGAGCTGTGGCGTCCGTCGAAAATAGACGCGGCGGCGACGGTATTCACCGAAAAGCAGCTTGCGCGCATACTCGACGCGGAATCGCGCGCGTGGCCCGAAAAAGAGGCGGAACGAGCGGCGAGGCTCGGCGCGAGGATAGTTACGATAGACGACGCAGAATACCCGGAGCGGCTGCTCGACCTCCGGGACGCGCCGCTCGTCCTATACGTCCGCGGAAACTGCCGGAAAATGCCGGAGAAATGCTTAGCCGTAGTCGGCACGCGGCGGACAGGGGCTTACGGCAGAGCGGTCGCCCGCTCGATAGGCGAAGCCTGCGCGCGTTACGGCGTGGCTCTGGTCAGCGGAGGAGCTTTCGGCGTAGACGGTGAGTCTCAGGCGGCCTGCGCGTCGGCATGCGGGACAACCGTCGCGGTCATGGGCACCGGTATCGACGTCGCATACCCCGCGTCGAACCGCGCACTTTTCGAGCAAATATGCGAACGCGGCGCGCTCGTCACGGAATTTCCGATAGGCGCGGGCGGCGACCCGTGGCATTTCCCGCAGCGCAACCGCATAGTCGCGGCTCTCGCCGAAAAGGTGATAGTCGTCGAAGCGCCGCTCAAAAGCGGTTCTATGATAACCGCGCGTCTTGCGCTCGAACTTGGGCGCGAAGTATGGGCTGTGCCTGGACGCATCTTCGACGCGAACGCCGAGGGGACGAATTCGCTCATTTACGACGGAGCGTTCCCTTATATAAATGAAAAAACCTTCTTCGAATCGTACGGAGTGAGCGCGGACGGGGAAACGGGCGGCGGACGCGCAGAAACTCCAGCCGCCGCTCTCGAAGGCGAAGAAAAGAAAATTTTTGACTATCTTGCGGCGAACGGAGAAAAAACGATTGACAATATATCCGTTGCCGTTAAAATGAGCGCCGCTGACATTTTGAAAAATATCACGCTGCTGTCCGCGAAAGGGCTGGTCTACATGCCGTCGGCGGGACGGTACGGCGTAAGGGGCAATTTATAA
- a CDS encoding GTPase — MPRTVWYPGHMAKGRRQLEALASAVDLLIEVRDARAPRLTSSPMLSLFKGKIETAAVLSKADLADEKITREWSSYLKSRGLPAWALDLRKGGANAVRTALAKKKPSFRDLRVAVVGTPNVGKSMLINQLVGRRAARVGGIPGVTKGVSWFGGNGFLLVDSPGILDPHADARAHRMISWIGSSRSQVIGSFEEHAKDCIEFLIRKNLWSGVENLWGVAPGGAPVEILEQVGRRLGRLAPGGAVDMEGAGRAFLDALANGKFGRMSFERPGDAPLWEEL; from the coding sequence ATGCCCCGCACGGTATGGTACCCGGGCCATATGGCGAAGGGGAGGCGGCAGCTGGAGGCTCTGGCCTCCGCCGTCGATCTGCTGATTGAGGTGCGCGACGCGCGTGCGCCGCGGCTCACCTCGTCGCCGATGCTTTCGCTCTTCAAAGGAAAAATAGAGACGGCGGCGGTGCTTTCCAAAGCAGACCTCGCCGACGAAAAGATCACTCGAGAATGGTCTTCTTACCTTAAAAGCCGCGGGCTTCCGGCGTGGGCGCTCGACCTCCGTAAGGGCGGGGCGAACGCCGTGCGCACCGCGCTTGCGAAGAAAAAGCCGTCGTTCCGCGACCTGCGAGTCGCCGTCGTCGGCACGCCGAACGTCGGCAAATCCATGCTGATAAACCAGCTCGTCGGACGCAGGGCCGCGCGCGTCGGCGGCATCCCCGGCGTCACGAAAGGCGTATCGTGGTTCGGCGGCAACGGATTTCTGCTCGTAGACTCGCCGGGCATCCTCGACCCGCACGCCGACGCCCGCGCGCACCGCATGATTTCGTGGATAGGCTCGTCGCGCAGCCAGGTCATCGGCAGCTTCGAGGAACATGCTAAGGACTGCATAGAATTTCTCATTCGTAAAAATTTATGGAGCGGCGTCGAAAATTTGTGGGGCGTAGCCCCTGGCGGCGCGCCGGTTGAGATTCTCGAACAGGTCGGTCGGAGGCTCGGACGTCTCGCGCCCGGCGGCGCGGTCGATATGGAGGGCGCGGGGCGCGCGTTTCTCGACGCGCTCGCGAACGGGAAGTTCGGGCGCATGAGCTTCGAGCGTCCAGGCGACGCGCCGCTCTGGGAGGAGCTGTGA
- the dapF gene encoding diaminopimelate epimerase, which translates to MIRCTKMNGNGNDFIVIDNMARGFGTDELSRLARKLCRRGLSVGADGLLAAEPSDCADFKMRLFNSDGSEGEMCGNGARCIARYAFEKGIVRFPSMRFETLGGEVRASVHGSAASLELSPVLLDEAVHSTVEAESGLYEYTYLTVGVPHAVIFEPEHSRGFADYAPLGRAIRQRADLFPHGANVNFAAVTKDGLDVMTYERGVEDMTLSCGTGSTASAVAAYMLGLCGPEVRVTNPGGVNVVKLAFSEDGRTVYPKLEGAMLMTAELEILPEALV; encoded by the coding sequence ATGATCCGCTGTACGAAGATGAACGGAAACGGCAACGACTTCATAGTGATAGACAATATGGCTCGCGGCTTCGGTACGGACGAGCTGTCGCGTCTCGCGCGCAAGCTCTGCCGCCGCGGCCTGTCGGTCGGCGCGGACGGCCTGCTCGCCGCGGAGCCGTCGGACTGCGCTGACTTTAAGATGCGTCTTTTCAACAGCGACGGATCTGAGGGCGAGATGTGCGGCAACGGCGCGCGCTGCATCGCGCGCTACGCTTTCGAGAAAGGGATAGTGCGGTTCCCGTCGATGCGTTTCGAAACGCTCGGCGGAGAGGTGCGCGCTTCGGTTCACGGCAGCGCGGCGTCGCTGGAGCTCTCTCCGGTTTTGCTGGACGAAGCCGTGCATTCGACTGTCGAGGCGGAGAGCGGCCTGTACGAATACACCTACCTGACCGTCGGCGTCCCGCACGCCGTAATATTCGAGCCGGAGCACAGCCGCGGCTTCGCTGACTACGCGCCGCTCGGCCGCGCGATAAGGCAGCGGGCGGACCTCTTCCCGCACGGCGCGAACGTGAACTTCGCGGCGGTCACGAAGGATGGCCTCGACGTGATGACATACGAGCGCGGCGTCGAAGATATGACGCTCTCGTGCGGAACCGGCTCCACGGCTTCGGCGGTAGCGGCCTACATGCTCGGCCTCTGCGGCCCCGAAGTGCGCGTGACGAACCCGGGCGGCGTGAACGTCGTGAAGCTCGCATTTTCCGAGGACGGACGGACCGTTTATCCGAAGCTCGAGGGCGCGATGCTGATGACCGCCGAGCTTGAAATTCTTCCCGAGGCTCTTGTATGA